One window of Chamaesiphon minutus PCC 6605 genomic DNA carries:
- a CDS encoding NAD(P)-dependent alcohol dehydrogenase, which produces MKTNAYAAQNATSPLAPFDIQRRALGQHDVAIEILYCGVCHSDLHTARGEWGGTSYPCVPGHEIIGRVVEVGASVQKFKAGDTAGVGCMVDSCRTCDNCKDDLEQFCDNTVFTYNSPDKHTNGITYGGYSERIVADEAFVLKVPSNLDLAATAPLLCAGITTYSPMHYHNVTKGQKVGIVGLGGLGHMGVKIAKAMGAHVVVFTTSSNKVEDAKRLGADEVVNSKNADEMKPHLNTFHFILDTVSAQHDINAYLLLLKRDGNLTQVGVPPEPLSLNVGSLVFGRRSLSGSLIGGIKETQEMLDFCGEHNITSDIELIPIQKINEAYDRLVKNDVKYRFVIDMASLKSAS; this is translated from the coding sequence ATGAAGACAAATGCCTACGCAGCTCAAAACGCTACGAGTCCACTCGCACCGTTCGACATTCAACGCCGCGCTCTCGGTCAGCATGATGTCGCGATCGAAATCCTCTATTGTGGGGTTTGTCATTCAGACTTGCATACTGCCCGTGGCGAATGGGGTGGTACCAGTTATCCCTGCGTCCCCGGTCATGAAATCATCGGACGGGTGGTAGAAGTTGGAGCAAGCGTCCAGAAATTTAAAGCAGGTGACACCGCTGGAGTCGGTTGTATGGTCGATTCTTGCCGCACTTGTGACAACTGCAAAGACGATCTCGAACAGTTTTGCGACAATACCGTCTTTACTTACAATTCTCCAGATAAACATACCAACGGTATCACCTACGGCGGCTACTCCGAGCGGATCGTTGCAGATGAAGCATTTGTGTTAAAGGTGCCGTCGAATTTAGATCTGGCTGCTACCGCACCGTTACTGTGCGCGGGGATAACCACTTACTCGCCAATGCACTACCACAACGTCACCAAAGGTCAAAAAGTAGGCATCGTCGGACTCGGTGGGTTGGGGCACATGGGCGTAAAAATAGCCAAGGCAATGGGCGCACATGTAGTCGTCTTTACTACCTCATCCAACAAAGTTGAAGATGCAAAGCGGCTGGGTGCAGATGAAGTCGTCAATTCTAAGAATGCGGACGAGATGAAGCCGCATCTAAATACTTTCCACTTCATTCTCGATACCGTATCCGCCCAACACGATATCAATGCCTACCTTCTGTTATTAAAACGCGATGGTAATCTCACCCAAGTCGGCGTACCACCCGAACCGCTGTCCCTAAATGTCGGTAGTTTGGTTTTCGGTCGGCGCAGTCTTAGCGGCTCGCTGATTGGCGGCATCAAGGAAACTCAAGAGATGTTAGATTTCTGCGGCGAACACAACATCACCTCTGACATCGAACTTATCCCCATTCAGAAAATTAATGAAGCTTACGATCGATTGGTGAAAAACGATGTCAAATACCGTTTTGTTATCGATATGGCCTCGTTAAAATCGGCTTCGTAA
- a CDS encoding SMI1/KNR4 family protein, with amino-acid sequence MKTKLLLEELIELIKNLDYTVPDDVLGTGHSTVEIESQIKIKPIPDSLIDLYSCIDGGDDAILIPTHWLLPLNRINEEIDLFLKSYPIFSDVIDEGQVNNIDEFLEWQPDMIPFFEDRAAGNIFVRSLANDNSVWAATKYSSVYKINTSIDKFLSSVIEFYRQGAYFLDRDEYEDGSYEDELQWNTDYELVREIVKQIDPEIENYCPP; translated from the coding sequence ATGAAAACTAAGCTTTTACTCGAAGAGTTGATAGAATTAATCAAAAATTTAGATTATACAGTGCCTGATGATGTATTAGGGACGGGACATTCTACGGTAGAAATAGAATCTCAAATTAAGATTAAGCCAATTCCTGATTCTTTGATCGATCTTTATTCATGTATCGACGGAGGGGATGACGCAATACTGATCCCAACTCATTGGCTCCTACCATTAAATAGAATAAATGAAGAAATCGATCTATTTCTTAAATCTTATCCCATATTTTCTGATGTTATTGATGAAGGGCAAGTCAATAATATTGATGAATTTCTTGAATGGCAACCAGATATGATTCCATTCTTTGAGGATCGTGCCGCTGGAAATATTTTTGTAAGATCTTTAGCTAATGATAATTCTGTCTGGGCTGCAACAAAGTATTCTTCTGTATATAAGATTAATACGAGTATTGATAAATTTCTAAGCTCAGTAATTGAGTTTTACAGACAAGGAGCATATTTTCTAGATCGAGACGAATATGAGGATGGATCGTATGAGGATGAATTACAGTGGAATACTGATTATGAATTAGTTAGAGAGATTGTCAAACAAATCGATCCAGAGATTGAAAATTACTGTCCGCCATAA
- the cobJ gene encoding precorrin-3B C(17)-methyltransferase: protein MLDSHSERLPVASVVVGEACALRLLRQRTTPAVVVLNQISVPTARKLMTALPGAQLYGLVGRTTDVDVSFANFGDTLRQFYSQGVPIIGLCAAGILIRTLAPVLTDSKTEPPVVSVAADGSAVVPLLGGMTGVNDLAERIAAVLDVQPAITTTGKLQFNTVLPDPPAGYRLANPQHVKAFIADLIAGVSVSLDGDAEWLTASEIPFCAQGERQITITTQAISGSPTQLVYHPTSLVLAVVQPSQFSIAGWIEVILDRLTTANLALAAVACIVLPKTPAGAAIAGIGTSLNLPIRLVESAIEHPDLTVVSSDRNLTIFSATQPIEPHAIGQDRGKITVIGTGPGSPQWMSPQVRQTILAATDIVGYHTYLALVKDLTVGKQCHGSDNRVELDRSKLALDLAASGKNVVVVSSGDPGIFAMAAAVLEVLDKEAKPEWQTIDLQVAPGISAMQAAAAAVGAPLGHDFCAISLSDILKPWEVVASRIASAAESDFAIAFYNPISSQRTWQLTAAKEILLKTRSGTTPVILARNLGRPGQEVKVITLGELAPESADMRTVILIGSSQTKLIPRADGNNWVYTPRSY, encoded by the coding sequence ATGCTCGATTCTCATTCTGAGCGGCTACCTGTAGCGAGCGTAGTCGTTGGCGAAGCCTGCGCTTTGCGCTTACTACGCCAGCGAACTACACCCGCTGTTGTCGTCCTCAATCAAATTAGCGTCCCCACCGCGCGGAAGTTGATGACAGCCTTACCAGGAGCGCAATTGTATGGGTTGGTGGGGAGAACGACAGATGTGGATGTGAGTTTTGCCAACTTTGGCGATACTTTGCGGCAATTTTATAGTCAGGGGGTGCCGATTATCGGCTTGTGTGCGGCGGGAATTTTGATTCGGACGCTCGCACCAGTGCTGACAGATAGCAAAACAGAACCGCCAGTCGTGTCTGTGGCTGCGGATGGGAGTGCGGTAGTGCCGTTATTGGGTGGGATGACGGGAGTCAACGATCTTGCCGAACGCATTGCGGCGGTGTTGGACGTACAACCAGCGATTACCACTACCGGAAAGCTCCAATTTAATACCGTGCTCCCAGATCCGCCAGCGGGTTATCGACTGGCAAATCCGCAACATGTCAAAGCTTTTATCGCCGATCTGATTGCGGGTGTCAGTGTGAGTTTGGATGGGGATGCGGAGTGGTTGACGGCTAGCGAGATCCCCTTTTGTGCCCAAGGAGAACGCCAAATTACGATAACTACGCAGGCGATTTCCGGCAGTCCCACACAATTGGTCTATCATCCGACCAGCCTAGTCTTGGCAGTCGTACAACCCTCGCAATTTAGCATCGCGGGGTGGATCGAAGTAATTCTCGATCGACTCACCACGGCCAATCTCGCCCTCGCTGCTGTGGCTTGTATCGTTCTGCCCAAAACACCTGCTGGAGCCGCAATCGCCGGAATTGGGACTAGTTTAAATCTGCCGATTCGCTTGGTGGAATCCGCGATCGAACATCCCGATTTAACAGTAGTTAGTAGCGATCGAAATTTAACGATATTTAGTGCCACACAGCCGATCGAGCCGCACGCGATCGGACAGGATCGGGGTAAAATAACTGTCATCGGTACTGGCCCCGGCTCGCCACAGTGGATGTCGCCACAAGTACGTCAGACGATTCTCGCCGCAACAGATATCGTCGGCTATCACACCTATTTAGCTTTAGTTAAAGATCTCACCGTCGGGAAACAGTGCCACGGCTCGGATAATCGGGTCGAACTCGATCGATCTAAGTTAGCGTTAGATTTAGCCGCGAGCGGTAAAAATGTCGTCGTCGTCTCCTCCGGCGATCCGGGAATCTTTGCGATGGCAGCGGCTGTCTTAGAAGTCCTCGACAAAGAAGCCAAACCAGAGTGGCAAACGATCGATCTCCAAGTCGCGCCAGGTATTTCGGCCATGCAAGCCGCCGCTGCTGCTGTGGGTGCCCCCTTGGGACACGATTTTTGTGCGATTTCGCTCTCTGACATCCTCAAACCGTGGGAAGTCGTTGCCAGCCGGATTGCATCTGCGGCAGAATCTGATTTTGCGATCGCGTTCTACAACCCCATTTCGAGCCAACGCACCTGGCAATTGACCGCCGCTAAGGAAATCCTCCTGAAGACTCGATCGGGCACCACCCCAGTCATCCTCGCCCGCAATCTGGGCAGACCCGGACAGGAGGTGAAGGTCATTACTTTGGGCGAGTTAGCTCCAGAGTCGGCGGATATGCGAACGGTAATTTTAATCGGTTCGAGTCAAACTAAACTGATTCCCCGCGCGGATGGGAATAATTGGGTATATACACCTCGATCGTATTAA
- the ppk2 gene encoding polyphosphate kinase 2 — MNGSSLTTAVLESPIVAPEKLKHKKKKHKAKKATLQTSERNVLYHVSEAEGSSKLASKVYEKELARLQVELVKMQYWAKHVGTRIVIIFEGRDAAGKGGTIKRITEPLNPRGCRVVALGTPSDRERTEWYFQRYVAHLPAAGEIVCFDRSWYNRAGVEHVMGFCTDAQYQEFMQTCPEFERMLVKSGIILLKYWFSVSDEEQERRFQSRTTDPARRWKLSPMDLESRDRWVEYSKAKDATFAHTNIPEAPWFTVEANDKRRARLNCISHFLSKIPYVDMTPDPLELPPRKSAPHDYVRPPRNEQFFVPQIY; from the coding sequence ATGAACGGCAGTTCATTAACAACTGCTGTGTTAGAGTCTCCGATCGTCGCACCAGAAAAACTCAAGCACAAAAAGAAAAAGCACAAGGCGAAGAAAGCTACTCTCCAGACATCAGAACGCAACGTTCTGTACCACGTCTCTGAAGCAGAAGGCAGCTCCAAACTTGCTAGTAAAGTTTATGAAAAAGAGCTAGCTCGGCTGCAAGTGGAACTAGTAAAAATGCAATATTGGGCAAAGCATGTTGGCACTCGCATTGTCATCATCTTTGAAGGTCGCGATGCTGCCGGGAAAGGTGGCACGATCAAACGCATTACCGAGCCGCTTAATCCTCGTGGCTGTCGGGTGGTGGCATTAGGAACGCCTAGCGATCGCGAAAGAACCGAATGGTACTTCCAACGCTATGTAGCGCATCTGCCCGCAGCAGGTGAGATCGTCTGTTTCGATCGGAGCTGGTATAACCGAGCTGGGGTAGAGCATGTGATGGGATTTTGCACGGATGCCCAATACCAAGAATTCATGCAAACCTGTCCAGAATTCGAGCGAATGCTAGTGAAATCGGGGATTATTTTGCTCAAATATTGGTTCTCCGTCAGCGATGAAGAACAAGAACGTCGCTTCCAGTCGCGCACGACCGATCCCGCACGGCGGTGGAAACTCAGCCCGATGGATCTGGAATCTCGCGATCGGTGGGTGGAATATTCCAAAGCTAAAGATGCGACGTTTGCCCATACTAATATCCCCGAAGCCCCATGGTTCACGGTAGAAGCCAACGATAAACGCCGCGCTCGGCTCAATTGCATCAGCCATTTCTTGAGCAAAATTCCCTATGTGGATATGACTCCCGATCCGCTGGAACTGCCGCCACGCAAGAGCGCGCCTCACGACTATGTGCGTCCGCCACGTAACGAGCAATTTTTTGTGCCGCAAATATATTGA
- a CDS encoding glutamine synthetase III, with amino-acid sequence MTHELRVQAVSQVTDRQPLPVKVPQRLEALWATDVFTLSKMQASLPKDVYKSVKSTIQTGGKLDVSIAGTVAAAMKDWAIAKGALYYAHVFYPMTNATAEKHDGFISVQSDGSVLTEFTGKVLVQGEPDGSSFPNGGLRSTFEARGYTAWDVTSPAYVMETDNGVTLCIPTVFISWTGEALDKKTPLLRSNAAMNKAATRMLEILGHSNVAPVNSSCGAEQEYFLVDAHFAHSRPDLLLAGRTLFGKPAAKGQQFDDHYFGAIPDRVQVFMQDVEERMYRLGIPAKTRHNEVAPGQFELAPFFEAANVASDHQQLTMTLLKCTAKKHGFVCLLHEKPFAGINGSGKHVNWSVGNATQGNLLDPGDTPHANMQFLLFCGAVIRGVHKYGPLLRAVVATASNDHRLGANEAPPAIISVYLGTQLEQVFNQISKGETTSSAHAGVMELGVDTLPVFPKDPGDRNRTSPFAFTGNRFEFRAVGSGQSVSGPLVAMNTILTDSLTWIADELESEMAKGHDLTTAIHTVLKEVMDKHGAVVFGGNGYSEEWHKMAVEERGLANLRTTADALPVLKADYIEELFERVGVLSAVELESRFEVYAEQYILAIEVEAKLMVSMAKTTIYPAAMRYHSELSTTIANAQAIGIGLSKESAEKVAMLIGTMMDKISKLDGAMGKHDFASIEEHMQYCAKTIRPMMDELRKDADALEGEVADDFWPLPTYQEMLFVK; translated from the coding sequence ATGACACACGAATTGCGCGTCCAAGCCGTCTCTCAAGTCACAGATCGCCAGCCCCTCCCAGTCAAGGTGCCACAACGCTTAGAAGCACTGTGGGCGACGGATGTATTTACATTGAGCAAGATGCAGGCGAGTTTGCCCAAAGATGTTTATAAATCTGTCAAGAGTACCATTCAAACAGGCGGTAAGCTGGATGTCTCGATCGCGGGTACCGTCGCAGCAGCAATGAAAGATTGGGCGATCGCTAAAGGGGCATTATATTACGCCCACGTCTTTTACCCAATGACCAATGCAACTGCTGAAAAGCATGACGGTTTTATCTCCGTCCAAAGCGATGGTAGCGTCCTGACAGAATTTACAGGCAAAGTGCTAGTGCAAGGCGAACCGGATGGATCGTCATTTCCCAATGGCGGACTACGATCGACATTTGAAGCGCGCGGCTACACGGCGTGGGATGTCACCAGTCCTGCCTATGTAATGGAAACAGACAATGGTGTCACCCTCTGCATTCCCACAGTGTTCATCTCCTGGACGGGTGAAGCCTTAGATAAGAAAACCCCATTGCTGCGATCGAATGCTGCGATGAACAAAGCAGCTACGCGAATGCTGGAGATCTTGGGGCACTCGAACGTCGCTCCAGTCAACTCTAGCTGTGGCGCGGAACAAGAATACTTTTTAGTTGACGCGCATTTTGCCCATAGTCGTCCCGATTTGCTGCTCGCAGGGCGGACTTTATTTGGCAAACCAGCGGCCAAAGGTCAACAATTTGACGATCATTACTTTGGCGCAATTCCCGATCGCGTTCAGGTATTTATGCAAGACGTGGAAGAGCGGATGTATCGGCTGGGGATTCCCGCCAAAACGCGCCATAACGAAGTGGCTCCAGGTCAATTCGAGCTGGCACCATTTTTTGAAGCTGCCAACGTCGCCAGCGACCACCAGCAACTTACCATGACTCTCCTCAAGTGTACTGCCAAGAAGCACGGCTTTGTTTGTCTCCTGCACGAGAAACCATTTGCGGGAATTAATGGTTCGGGGAAACACGTCAACTGGTCGGTCGGGAATGCCACCCAAGGTAACTTGCTCGATCCGGGCGATACTCCCCATGCCAACATGCAGTTCTTGCTATTCTGTGGGGCAGTAATTCGCGGCGTTCACAAGTATGGCCCACTATTGCGTGCAGTTGTCGCTACTGCGAGTAACGATCACCGCTTGGGTGCAAATGAGGCTCCGCCAGCGATTATCTCAGTTTATCTGGGAACGCAGCTAGAACAGGTCTTCAATCAGATTAGCAAGGGCGAGACGACCAGTTCTGCCCACGCCGGAGTAATGGAACTCGGTGTAGACACTTTACCCGTTTTCCCCAAAGATCCTGGCGATCGCAACCGGACATCCCCCTTTGCCTTTACGGGTAACCGCTTTGAGTTCCGCGCTGTCGGTTCTGGCCAATCGGTATCGGGGCCGCTAGTGGCGATGAATACGATCCTGACAGATTCCTTGACCTGGATTGCCGATGAGCTAGAAAGTGAAATGGCGAAGGGACACGACCTGACTACTGCCATCCACACGGTGCTCAAAGAAGTAATGGACAAGCACGGTGCGGTCGTATTTGGCGGCAACGGCTACTCCGAAGAATGGCACAAAATGGCAGTTGAAGAGCGCGGTTTGGCCAACCTACGGACGACAGCCGATGCCTTACCCGTCCTGAAGGCCGATTACATCGAAGAATTGTTCGAGCGAGTTGGCGTACTCAGTGCCGTCGAACTCGAAAGTCGGTTTGAGGTGTATGCCGAACAGTATATCTTGGCGATCGAAGTCGAAGCCAAACTGATGGTGTCGATGGCCAAAACCACCATTTACCCAGCGGCAATGCGTTATCATTCCGAGCTATCGACAACGATTGCTAACGCGCAAGCGATCGGGATCGGACTGAGTAAGGAAAGTGCCGAAAAAGTAGCCATGTTAATCGGCACCATGATGGATAAAATTAGCAAACTCGATGGGGCGATGGGCAAACATGATTTTGCATCGATCGAAGAACACATGCAATATTGCGCCAAAACGATTCGCCCAATGATGGACGAGTTACGCAAAGATGCCGATGCACTAGAAGGTGAAGTAGCGGACGATTTCTGGCCGCTACCTACCTATCAAGAGATGCTATTTGTCAAGTAA
- a CDS encoding serine hydrolase has translation MKNKKTVNRIANTFSKLPPNVKFYLTIAAIACGMAGMFFLGYGLLSLFDRGRSEYTSDRSPNPPVLVPSPPVTATAPTQNQPSVPLPNQSSVPLENQPSTPATTKPTVPSKQQPDTYQVIGQTNFKKPSAKLESVVNRIVKYSKDKNLPLQALSISLIDTQTGERADYQGNVHRYPASVVKMFWLVAAYQKIDKGEIDGNVLRPAIEQMIYKSDNQGASQVIDAITQTKSNSDKLSATELSIAKQQRQQLNAFFSQAGYSQDINVSQKTFPIPQEKIMEPQGFDRQLRGDNLQRPIRNKLTTNDAARLMSEIVNARSISLEASKKMRGLLGRNVDPGFWKKQPPNPIDFNPVESFFGEGLPVGKTENIVSKAGWTSASRQEVAFIKSKDGKTRYVLAIFGDDDAYSKNKKIFPEISKLVYSQMRQLSK, from the coding sequence ATGAAAAACAAAAAAACAGTCAATCGAATCGCTAATACCTTCTCCAAACTACCACCCAATGTTAAATTTTACCTGACAATTGCGGCGATCGCTTGTGGCATGGCTGGCATGTTTTTTCTCGGTTATGGGTTGCTATCATTATTCGATCGAGGTAGATCTGAGTACACATCAGATCGATCTCCAAATCCTCCGGTATTAGTACCCTCACCGCCTGTTACTGCTACCGCTCCCACTCAGAATCAACCATCCGTTCCACTCCCAAATCAATCATCTGTTCCTTTAGAAAATCAACCGTCTACTCCCGCTACAACAAAACCTACTGTTCCGAGCAAACAGCAGCCGGACACCTATCAAGTAATCGGACAGACTAACTTTAAAAAACCTAGTGCCAAGCTCGAATCAGTAGTAAATAGGATTGTCAAATATAGTAAAGATAAAAACTTACCACTTCAGGCATTATCGATATCTTTAATAGATACTCAAACTGGCGAGCGAGCAGATTATCAAGGTAATGTTCATCGATATCCAGCTAGTGTAGTGAAAATGTTTTGGTTGGTTGCGGCTTATCAAAAAATCGATAAAGGTGAAATAGATGGAAATGTTTTGCGTCCCGCGATCGAGCAGATGATTTATAAATCAGATAATCAAGGTGCCAGTCAAGTAATAGATGCTATTACTCAAACCAAATCTAATTCAGATAAATTATCCGCCACAGAACTATCGATTGCCAAACAACAACGACAACAATTGAACGCTTTCTTTAGTCAAGCTGGCTACAGTCAGGATATTAATGTTAGTCAAAAAACCTTTCCAATTCCTCAAGAAAAGATTATGGAACCTCAAGGTTTTGATCGACAATTGAGAGGCGATAATCTGCAAAGACCAATTCGTAATAAATTGACTACGAATGATGCAGCAAGGCTGATGTCTGAAATTGTCAATGCTCGATCTATTAGTCTTGAAGCTAGTAAAAAGATGAGAGGTTTACTGGGTAGAAATGTCGATCCTGGATTTTGGAAAAAACAGCCTCCAAATCCCATTGATTTTAATCCAGTTGAAAGTTTTTTTGGAGAAGGGTTACCAGTCGGAAAAACTGAAAATATTGTTTCCAAAGCAGGTTGGACATCAGCATCTCGTCAAGAAGTTGCCTTCATCAAAAGTAAGGATGGCAAAACTCGCTATGTATTAGCAATATTTGGTGATGATGATGCCTATAGTAAGAACAAAAAAATCTTCCCTGAAATTTCTAAACTTGTCTACTCTCAAATGCGCCAATTATCTAAATAA
- a CDS encoding protein kinase domain-containing protein — MSLNSYPIIRKIGEGGFGTTYLATNTLMPSHPYCVVKKLIPTATDPQTQQLIQSRFKQEAITLENLGKESNGTIPSLYAYFVDRGEYYLVQEYVDGQTLGERLQTQGLFTEAQVRQLLTDLLPILSYVHQRGIVHRDIKPENIMVRQRDNKPMLIDFGAVKETMGTIMTPSGHTGKSIVIGTPGFMPVEQMSGRPMFASDIYALGLTIIYLLTRMMPTEFETDPHTGNLNWQSFAPNISPQLAAILDKAIQPVSNYRYQNAQDMLHALTNSTPTQAQIGQPATPAKTLVVPTPIDAPTQLLSPAQQDRDRSTNVQTGMNDRNNPMVATIVGVIIGGGLIVGGLVLGKYFAGNNPTPTASNSPTPTASNNPTLMASDNPAPTPTNSPAPTPINTPAPTPINTPAPTPTNSPTSTPISSNISREAALNTVQQWLNYKRSLLAPPYNKQLGTDLLTGKAYRDNVDKSSEPCNGRPDDCLSSADWLQKNNAEYSFGVQRIDSVDRFESSGDSGTIFVTVTEYRTLHKSNGQKTQSGGTKQARYDLQFENGKVKITDYKILN; from the coding sequence ATGTCCCTAAATTCCTATCCAATTATTAGAAAAATCGGTGAGGGTGGGTTTGGTACTACCTACTTAGCAACCAATACATTGATGCCTTCTCACCCGTATTGTGTGGTCAAAAAATTAATCCCGACAGCTACAGATCCGCAAACCCAACAACTGATTCAATCTCGATTTAAACAAGAAGCAATTACTTTAGAGAATTTGGGCAAGGAAAGTAATGGTACGATTCCCAGTCTCTATGCTTATTTTGTCGATCGAGGAGAATATTATCTCGTTCAAGAATATGTCGATGGTCAAACTTTGGGCGAGCGGCTCCAAACGCAAGGCTTATTTACCGAAGCCCAAGTCAGACAACTACTAACCGATCTTTTGCCCATTCTCTCCTACGTTCATCAACGTGGCATCGTGCATAGGGATATTAAACCAGAAAATATCATGGTGCGCCAGCGAGATAATAAACCTATGTTAATTGACTTCGGTGCGGTCAAAGAAACCATGGGTACCATCATGACACCATCGGGACACACTGGTAAATCGATCGTGATTGGAACGCCCGGATTTATGCCCGTAGAACAGATGTCTGGTCGTCCGATGTTTGCTAGCGATATTTACGCGCTGGGTTTGACGATAATTTATTTATTAACTAGGATGATGCCAACAGAGTTTGAAACCGATCCGCATACGGGTAATTTAAACTGGCAATCTTTTGCTCCCAATATATCACCACAATTAGCCGCAATCTTAGATAAAGCGATTCAGCCTGTCTCTAATTATCGCTATCAAAATGCGCAAGATATGTTGCATGCGTTAACTAATTCAACTCCCACTCAAGCCCAAATCGGACAACCTGCTACTCCTGCTAAAACCTTGGTAGTTCCCACACCAATCGATGCGCCAACACAGCTTTTATCGCCAGCTCAACAGGATCGAGATCGCTCTACTAACGTTCAAACAGGAATGAACGATCGCAACAATCCGATGGTGGCGACGATTGTTGGTGTAATTATTGGTGGTGGATTGATTGTTGGTGGATTAGTTTTAGGAAAATACTTTGCAGGTAATAATCCCACTCCAACTGCTAGTAATAGTCCAACTCCAACTGCAAGCAATAATCCAACTCTAATGGCGAGCGATAATCCAGCTCCAACACCTACTAACAGTCCAGCTCCAACACCAATTAATACTCCGGCTCCAACACCGATTAATACTCCAGCTCCAACGCCTACTAACAGTCCAACTTCAACTCCTATATCTAGCAACATTTCGCGCGAAGCTGCTCTAAATACAGTCCAACAATGGCTAAACTATAAGCGCAGCTTACTCGCCCCACCATATAATAAACAACTCGGTACAGATTTATTGACGGGGAAAGCCTATCGAGATAATGTTGATAAATCTTCCGAGCCATGTAATGGACGTCCTGATGATTGCTTGAGTTCGGCAGATTGGCTGCAAAAAAACAATGCTGAATATTCTTTTGGGGTTCAGCGGATAGATTCGGTCGATCGATTTGAATCTAGCGGCGATAGCGGTACTATCTTTGTTACGGTCACAGAGTATCGAACTTTGCACAAATCAAACGGACAAAAAACTCAGTCTGGTGGTACCAAGCAAGCCCGATACGATTTGCAATTTGAGAATGGCAAAGTAAAAATTACTGATTACAAAATACTTAATTAA